CGTGCCACACCTCTCCGAAGGCCTGTGTGGCGCCAGCCGTCCCGGGCACTTCGAAGGCGTGGCCACGGTGGTCAGCAAGCTGTTCAACATGGTGCAGCCGGATCTCGCGGTCTTCGGCCAGAAGGACTACCAGCAACTGGCGGTGATCCGCGCCCTGGTGCATGACCTGAACATGCCGATCCAGATCATCGGCGAGCCTACCGTTCGGGCCGCCGACGGCCTTGCCCTGTCCTCGCGCAACGGTTACCTGAGCGAAGAACAACGCGCCATCGCCCCCGCTCTCTACCGCAATCTGAGCCAGATCGCCGAGGCCATCGGCCAGGGCGAACGGGATTACCCAAGGCTGCTGGATAAGCAGAAACAGGCGCTCGAAGCCGCCGGCCTGCGTCCGGACTATCTGGAAATCCGCCACGCCCTGACCCTGCGCCCGGCCACTGCGGACGACCGCGACCTGGTGATCCTGGCGGCCGCCTTCCTGGGGGCCACCCGCCTGATCGACAACCTGCACCTGAACCTCGACGCCTAGCGTCCAAAGGCTAATTGCCCGAAGCCCGGCCTTCGGGCAAACTGCCGCCGCCCGGGGCCTGCAGCCATGCTGCAGGCCTTGCGGCGCAACCATTTCCCAGCCGTGAAGCCCCGATCGTCGAGCCTGTGCGAGGCGCCGATATAAAAAAGTACCGGCCACAGGTCAGACAAAGCCAAGACAGATCTCCACGCCAGAGTTACTGTAACCACCCTGCGTGCTTAATCGTGTCAGCGCAGGGTTGGCCGAACGTTATCTTCGAGCAGGACGTTCCGGGCTTTTCAGTGTCCAACAGGCAGTTCAAGTAAAAGGAAAACCGCAGCGATGGCGTACTACCGCACTCCTCACGACGTTACCGCTCTGCCCGCCTGGCAAGCGTTGAATGACCACCGCCAAGCCATGCAGGACTTCAGCATGCGCGAGGCCTTCAATGCCGACCCGCAGCGCTTCCATCAATTCAGTCTCAGCGGCTGCGGGCTTTTTCTCGACTACTCGAAGAACCTGATCACCGCTGAAACCCGCAACCTGCTGGTGGGCCTGGCCAACGAAACCGGCCTGCAGGATGCGATCAAGGCGCTGTTCGCCGGGGAACTGGTCAACTCGTCCGAAGGCCGCCCGGCCCTGCATACCGCCCTGCGCCGCCCGGTGGGCGACAAGCTGTCGGTCAATGGCGTCAACGTGATGCCGGAAGTGCACAAGGTGCTGAACCAGATCACCGAGCTGGTCGGGCGTATCCACGACGGCCTGTGGCGCGGCTACACCGAGAAGCCGATCACCGACGTGGTGAACATCGGCATCGGTGGCTCCTTCCTCGGCCCGGAACTGGTGTCCGAGGCCCTGCTGTCCTACGCCCAGAAAGGCGTGCGCTGCCATTACCTGGCCAATATCGATGGCAGCGAATTCCACGAGCTGTCGTCGAAGATCCGCGCCGAAACCACGTTGTTCATCGTTTCCTCGAAGTCCTTCAACACCCTGGAAACCCTGAAGAACGCCCAGGCCGCACGTGCCTGGTACCTGGCCCAGGGCGGCTCCGAGGCCGAGCTGTATCGCCACTTCATCGCGGTGTCGAGCAACAATGCCGCCGCCGTGGCCTTCGGTATCCGCGAAGAGAACATCTTCCCGATGTGGGACTGGGTCGGCGGGCGCTACTCGCTGTGGTCGGCCATCGGCCTGCCGATCGCCCTGGCCATCGGCATGTCCAACTTCAAGGAACTGCTGTCCGGCGCCTACACCATGGACCAGCATTTCCAGACCGCGCCGTTCGAACAGAATATGCCGGTGCTGCTGGCGCTGCTGGGCGTGTGGTACGGCAACTTCTGGGGCGCGCAGAGCCACGCGATCCTGCCCTACGACCATTACCTGCGTAACATCACCAAGCACCTGCAGCAGTTGGACATGGAATCCAACGGCAAGAGCGTGCGCCAGGACGGCACGCCGGTTTCCACCGATACCGGCCCGGTGATCTGGGGCGGCGTGGGCTGCAACGGCCAGCACGCCTACCACCAGTTGCTGCACCAGGGCACCCAACTGATCCCGGCCGACTTCATCGTGCCGATCGTCAGCTTCAACCCGGTCGCCGACCATCATCAGTGGCTGTACGCCAACTGCCTGTCACAGAGCCAGGCGCTGATGCTCGGCAAGACCCGCGCCGAGGCCGAGGCCGAGCTGCGGGAAAAAGGCATGAGCGAAGCCGATGTGCAGAAACTGGCGCCCCATAAGGTGATTCCGGGCAACCGTCCGAGCAACACCCTGGTGGTGGAGCGCATCAGCCCGCGGCGCCTGGGCGCGCTGGTGGCGATGTACGAACACAAGGTATTCGTGCAGAGCGTGATCTGGGGCATCAACGCCTTCGACCAATGGGGCGTGGAACTGGGCAAGGAGCTGGGCAAAGGGGTCTACAACCGCCTGGTCGGCAGCGAGGAAACTCCGGCCGAAGATGCTTCGACCCAGGGCCTGATCAACTACTTCCGCGGTCGTCATCGCGGTTGATCGTGGCCTGAAACACCCCTTCGCGAGCCCGCTCGTCGCTACAGGATGCGCATTCCACCTGTAGCAACGAGCGGGCTCGCGTCGGTCTCCCTCCCCTTGAACCCCTCCCTCGCATGGCGCATCTTTATTACTTGTCGCGAAAACAAGAATAAGGAACCGTCATGTTCGATATCAGCACGTTCCCCAAAGCCGATGCCGTCCGCCGGGCAGCGCAATTGAGTCAGGACGACTACCAGCGGCTGTACCGCGAATCGATCGAGCACCCCAGCACCTTCTGGGCCGAACAGGCCACGCGCTTTCTCGACTGGAGCGCCCCCTGGCAGACCGTGCAGCGCTACGACCTGAAAACCGGTGCCGCCACCTGGTTCGCGGGTGGCCAGTTGAACGTCAGCTACAACTGCATCGACCGTCATCTGGAAAAGCGCGGCGATCAGGCGGCGATCATCTGGGAAGGCGACGAGCCCGCCGAGTCCCAGGTCATCACCTACAAGAAGCTCCACCACTACGTCTGCCGCCTGGCCAACGTCCTGAAAAGCCGCGGCGTGAAGAAAGGCGACCGGGTCTGCATCTATATGCCGATGATCCCCGAGGCGGCCTACGCCATGCTGGCCTGCACGCGGATCGGCGCGGTGCATTCGGTGGTCTTTGGCGGCTTCTCGCCGGACGCGTTGCGGGATCGCATTCTCGACGCCGACTGCCGGACGGTGATCACCGCCGACGAAGGAGTGCGCGGCGGCAAGTTCATCCCCCTGAAAAACAACGTCGACAAGGCCCTGCAGCATTGCCCGGATGTCAGCACGGTGGTGGTGGTCGAACGCACCCAGAACCCGGTGAACTGGGTCGAGGGCCGCGACCTCTGGTACCACCAGGCGATCCGCGGGGTCGAAGACGACTGCCCGCCGCAGCCGATGGACGCCGAAGACCCGCTGTTCATCCTCTATACCTCCGGCAGTACCGGCAAGCCCAAGGGCGTGCTGCACACCACCGGCGGCTACCTGCTGCAAGCGGCGATGACCTTCAAGTACGTGCTGGACTACCGCGAAGGCGAAGTCTTCTGGTGTACCGCGGATGTCGGCTGGGTCACCGGCCACAGCTACATCGTCTACGGCCCGTTGGCCAATGGCGCGACCACCCTGGTCTTCGAGGGCGTGCCCAGCTACCCGAGCAGCTCGCGCTTCTGGGAGGTCATCGACAAGCACCGGGTGAATATCTTCTACACCGCCCCCACCGCCTTGCGCGCGCTGATGCGCGAGGGGCCCGAGCCGTTGCAGCGGACCTCGCGCAGCAGCCTGCGCCTGCTGGGGAGCGTCGGCGAGCCGATCAACCCGGAAGCCTGGGAATGGTATTTCAATGCCGTGGGCGAACAACGCTGCCCGATCGTCGATACCTGGTGGCAGACCGAGACCGGCGGCATCATGCTCAGCCCCCTGGTCAGCGCCAGCCGGATCAAGCCGGGCTGCGCCACCCGCCCGATGTTCGGCGTGCAACCGGTGCTGCTGGATGAACACGGCAAGGAAATCAGCGGCGCCGGCAGCGGTGTCCTGGCGATCAAGGCCAGCTGGCCCGCGCAGATCCGCAGCGTCTATGGCGATCCGCAGCGCATGGTCGACACCTACTTCAAACCCTACCCGGGTTATTACTTCACCGGCGACGGCGCGCGTCGCGACGAAGACGGCGATTACTGGATCACCGGGCGCATCGACGACGTGATCAACGTCTCCGGGCACCGCATCGGCACCGCCGAAGTCGAGAGCGCCCTGGTCCTGCACGACAGCATCGCCGAGGCCGCCGTGGTCGGTTACCCCCACGACCTCAAGGGCCAGGGCATTTATGCCTTTGTCACCCCGATGAATGGCGTCGAACCCAGCGACGAATTGAAGAAGGAGCTGTTGAGCCTGGTCAGTCGCGAGATCGGCAGTTTCGCCAAGCCGGAGCTGATCCAGTGGGCACCGGCCTTGCCGAAAACCCGCTCGGGCAAGATCATGCGGCGTATCCTGCGCAAGATCGCCTGCAACGAACTCGACAGCCTGGGCGATACCTCGACCCTGGCCGACCCGAGCGTGGTCGAGGGATTGATCGACAAGCGTCTGAACCTCTGAGCGGGGTTCAGCCTCCCAACCAAGGAACAGCCAAGCGGTATGGAATTCATTCGCAGTCATATCGAAGCCCAGGTCCTGAGCCTGGGCGGGCTGGCACTGGGCCAGCTCGATCTGGACAACCCCAGGGGCGACCCCGGCCTGTTCGGCCCGCAGGCCATCTGTTGGCAGGTACACGGCGACTTCAGCAGCATGATGATCGGCGGCATCGCCGCCCTGTTGATGCAGGCCCTGCATCCGCTGGCCCTGGCCGGGGTCTGGGATCACTCGAACTTCCGCCAGGACATGATCGGCCGCCTGCGCCGCACCGCGCAGTTCATTTCCGGCACCACCTTCGGCTCGCGGCAGGATGCCGAGTGGCTGATCGACAAGGTGCGCACCATTCACCTACAGATCGTCGGCCACGCACCCGACGGTCGCCCCTATGCCGCCAGCGATCCACACCTGCTGACCTGGGTGCACGTGGCCGAAGTCAGCAGTTTCATGGCGGCGCATCTGCGCTACTGCAACCCCCGGTTGTCTGCCGCGGATCAGGACCGCTACTACGAGGAAGTCGCGTTGATCGCCGAGCGCCTCGGAGCCACCGAGGTGCCGCGTTCGCGCCAGGCGGTGGCGCACTATCTGGCCGGGATGCGCCCGCAACTGCTGTGCGACGAGCGCAGCCATGAAGTGCTGCGCCTGTTGCAGGCGGCACCGGCGCCCAGCCGCCTGGCCAAGCCGTTCGGTTCGCTGATGATGCAGGCCGGCATCGACCTGCTGCCCGACTGGGCCAGCGCCCTGTTCGGCATCGACCAGGGGCCGCTGCAACGCCAACTGATCCGTGCCAGCGTCAACCGCAGCGCGCCGATGCTGCGCTGGGCAGTGCGCAACGGCTCGATCCATCGCGCGCGCCGGCGCATGGGCCTGTAATACCCGACCGTTCGAACAGAATGCGACCCACCGGTTCGCGATTGGCCGCCTCGCGACGTTCTATGCAACCATGATTTTCTCCGTTCGCGGGCATCGCTCCCCTGGCGGTCGCCGGATGCCCAGGCCACACAACAATGAGGATTCACGCCATGCAAGACGTCGTAATCGTTGCCGCCACCCGCACCGCGGTCGGCAGTTTCCAGGGTTCGCTGGCGAACATCCCCGCGGTCGATCTGGGTGCCGCGGTGATCCGCCAACTATTGGCCCAGACCGGCCTCGACGGCGCCCAGGTCGATGAAGTGATCATGGGCCAGGTGCTCACCGCCGGCGCCGGGCAGAACCCCGCCCGCCAGGCCGCGATCAAGGCCGGCCTGCCCCACGCCGTGCCCGCGCTGACCCTGAACAAGGTCTGCGGCTCCGGCCTCAAGGCTCTGCACCTGGGCGCCCAGGCCATCCGTTGCGGCGACGCCGAGGTGATCATCGCCGGCGGCCAGGAGAACATGAGCCTGGCCAACTATGTAGTGCCCGGCGCCCGCACCGGCCTGCGCATGGGCCACAGCCAGATCGTCGATACCATGATCAGCGACGGCCTGTGGGATGCCTTCAACGACTACCACATGGGCATCACCGCCGAGAACCTGGTGGACAAGTACGGCATCAGCCGCGAAGCCCAGGACGCCTTCGCCGCCGCTTCGCAGCAGAAAGCCGTGGCCGCCATCGAGGGCGGGCGCTTCGTCGACGAGATCACCCCGATCCTGATTCCCCAGCGCAAGGGTGACCCCGTGGCCTTCGCCACCGACGAGCAGCCGCGCGCCGGCACCACCGCCGAAGCCCTGGGCAAGCTCAAGCCGGCATTCAAGAAAGACGGCACGGTCACCGCCGGCAACGCCTCGTCGCTGAACGACGGCGCCGCCGCGGTGATCCTGATGAGCGCCGCCAAGGCCAAGGCCCTGGGCCTGCCGGTGCTGGCGACAATCGCCGCCTACGCCAACGCCGGGGTCGATCCGGCGATCATGGGCATCGGTCCGGTGTCCGCCACCCGCCGCTGCCTGGACAAGGCCGGCTGGTCCCTGGACCAACTGGACCTGATCGAAGCCAACGAAGCCTTCGCCGCCCAGGCGCTGTCGGTGGGCCAGGAGTTGGGCTGGGATACGAGCAAGGTCAACGTCAACGGCGGCGCCATCGCCCTTGGCCACCCGATCGGCGCCTCGGGCTGCCGGGTGCTGGTGACCCTGCTGCACGAAATGCTCAAGCGCGACGCCAAGAAAGGCCTCGCCACCCTGTGCATCGGCGGCGGCCAGGGCGTGGCGCTGGCCATCGAGCGCTAACCCCACGCTGTTTTTGTAGGAGCGAGGCTTGCCCGCGATAGGTCATCAACGATAACGCGCAGTGCCTGATGCTCTGCGGTGTGACGACGTTTGTTTCGCGGGCAAGCCTCGCTCCTACAGAAGCCCTCCGCGTTCCCCGACCAGCCACGCCTACCAGGGCCAAACGAAGCTGGTAAACTGCGCCGCCCACTCATTCGCAAGGCGCCCGCATGTCTTCCTTGAACCAGGCGCTGCGCGCCGCTCTCGATCAGCGCCAGGACCTGCTCGCCGAACTGCACCAGCAAGGCACCGACTGCTATCGGCTGTTCCATGGCAGCCAGGAAGGCGCCGGGGGCCTGACCATCGACCGTTACGGCCCACAGTTGCTGGTCCAGAGCTTTCACCAGAGCCTGGAACGCGACGCCCTGCTGCACCTGCACGAAACCATCGACGAACACCTCGGCCTGGGCACCCTGCTGGTCTACAACGACCGCTCCCAGGGCAATTCGCGCATCGACCGCAGCGACCCGGTCTATCGCGCCGAAGAAGAGGCATTGCAAGACCTGGTCGGCCACGAATGGGGCCTGAACTATCGGGTACGCGGACGCCATGCCGGCCAGGACCCGTTGCTGTTCCTCGATCTGCGCAACGCCCGCGGCTGGGTCAAGGCCCACAGCGCCGGCAAGAGCGTGCTGAACCTGTTCGCCTACACCTGCGGCGTCGGCCTGAGCGCCGCGGCCGGAGGGGCCCGTGAGGTGTGCAACCTGGACTTCGCCGAAGGCAACCTGGCCGTCGGCCGCGAAAACGGCCTGCTCAACCCGCACTTGCCGACCATGCAGTTCGTGCAGTCGGACTACTTCCCGGCGATCCGCCAACTGGCCGGCTTGCCCATCACTCAGCGTCGCGGACAGAAGTTGCCCGGCTACCCGCGCCTGGAGCAGCGCCAATACGACCTGGTGCTGCTCGACCCTCCCGCCTGGGCCAAAAGCGCGTTCGGCACGGTGGACCTGCTGCGCGACTATCAAAGCCTGCTTAAGCCGGCCCTGCTGGCGACCGCCAAGGATGGCGTGCTGATCTGCTGCAACAATCTGGCAAAGGTGGCGATGGACGACTGGCGCGAGCAAGTGCTGCGTTGCGCCGAGAAAGCCGGACGGCCAGTACGTGAATGGCAGGTCCTGACGCCGGGCCGCGATTTCCCGTCCATGGACCGGCAGCCGCCGCTCAAGACCCTGATATTGCAGCTCTGATCCCGGGCGGGGAATCTGAACAATCCTGTTTGCGACAGCCATGGGATTGCTTCGGAACCGGAAACGCGTGCCATACTCCAACGCACTTCCGATTCAGACAGATGAAGCTTCGCATGACCAAAGGATTGATTCGCGCTCTCGGCGCCTTGTTGACCGCTCTCGCCCTTTACAGTCTTCTGGGCTTTCTGATTTTGCCGGGCATCGCCTTGCGGGTGGCCAATCAGCAACTGGCCAACTACGCGACGGTGCCGGCCAAGATCCAGCGCATCGAACTCAATCCGTTCAGTCTCGAACTGACACTCTGGGGCCTGAACATCGGCGAACCGGGCAAGGAACAGGTCGCCTTCGAGCGCCTGTACGCCAATCTGCAACTGGACAGCCTGTGGACCCGCGCGCTGCACCTGGCCGATGTCGAGCTGGACAAACCCAAGACCGAGATCCTGTTCGCCAAGGACGGCAAGCTCAACCTGCTGGGCCTGTTCAATATCCCGGCCAGCGAACCGACTCCCGACGATCCCGAGGCCAAGCCGTTCCCGCTGCGCATCGAGCGCATCAAGCTGGCAGGCGGCTATGTGCACTTCGAGGATGCGCGCCCCAGCGAGCCCATCGAGTTCCTGTACGACAAACTCGATTTCGAACTGAAAAACCTCAGCACCCTGCCCGACGACAACGCCGACATGACCCTGGTCGCAGCGGGGCCCGAAGGCGGGCAGATCGACTGGAGCGGCAATTTCAGCCTGACGCCGATCGCTTCCGAAGGCACCCTGAAAGTCACTGACGGCAAGATGAAACTCTGGTGGCCTTATGTACGCGATGCTGTGCCCCTGGTCCTCGAAGACGGCGTGCTGAACCTCAATACCCACTACAAGTTGAACCTGGCCAAGGAAACCGAACTGCTGCTCAGCGACACCTCGGTGAGCGTCGCCCCCTTCGCCATCAAGGCCCCCGATGGCCGGCCTCTGGCCCGCCTGGAACGCCTGGACGTCAGCGAAACCACGGTCGACCTGGCCAAGCAGCAAGTGGTGGTCGGCAAGATCCGCAGCCAGAAACTGGAAACCTGGGCCGCCCTCGAGGCCGATGGCCAGCTGGACTGGCAGAAACTGTTCGCCAGCCAACCGGCCAAACCCGCCGCGAAACCGGCGCCGGCCGCCGCCGATACGCCACCGCCGCCCGCCCCGGCACCGAGCAAGCCGTGGCAAGTGCTGCTCAAGGACGTGCAACTGCGCAACTACCAGGTGCACCTGGCGGACCGCAAGGCCAAGCCAGCCGTGGCCCTGGAAGTCGGGCCGCTGAACCTAGACGTGCAGAACTTCGACAGCCTCAATCAGTCGCCCTTCAACCTCAAGCTCGACACCGGCCTGGGCAAGCAGGGCAAGGTCCTCGCCAACGGCGTGGTCAACCTGCAACCTATCACCGCCAAGCTCGCAGTGCAGACCAGGGACATCGACCTGCGGGTCGCGCAGTCCTATATCAGCCCGTTCATTCGCCTGGAGCTGCGCAGCGGGATGCTCGGCAGCGATCTGGCGGTGGACCTGAAAAATGTCGATCCCCTGACGTTCAGCGTTACCGGCCGGGCCCAGGTGGACCAGTTGCATACCCTGGACACCCTGAAGACCCGCGACTTCGTGAAATGGCAGCAACTGGTGCTCGAAGGCTTGAACTACCAGCACGGCAACAGCCTGACGATCAACAAGGTCAACCTGCTGCAACCCTATGCGCGCTTCATGATCAACGATGACCGCACCACCAACATCGATGACCTGCTGATCCCGCAGCCCGCCGACAACAGCCCGAAGGCCGCCGCCAAGCCGGCCGCCAGCCAGGAGAAGCCCCTGGCGATCCATGTCGGCCAGATCGCCATCAACGACGGCTCGGCCAACTTCGCCGACTTCAGCCTGACCCCCAACTTCGCCACCGCCATCCAGCAGCTCAACGGCCAGATCGGCACCATCGACAGCCGCGAGGCAAAACCGGCCAGCGTGGATATCAAGGGCAAGGTCGACCGTTATGCGCCGGTCACCATCAAGGGCAGCGTGAACCCGTTCGATCCGATGGCCGCGCTGGACATCGCCACCAGCTTCAAGCGCGTCGAGCTGACCACCCTGACGCCCTATTCGGGCAAGTTCGCCGGTTATCGCATCCGCAAGGGCCGGCTCAACCTCGACCTGCACTATGTCATCACCAAGGGCCAGCTCAAGGCCGAGAACAAGGTGGTGGTCGAGCAACTGGAACTGGGGGAAAAAGTCGACAGCCCGGATGCCGTGAGCCTGCCGCTGAAACTGGCGGTCGCGTTGCTCAAGGACGTCGACGGCAAGATTTCCATCGAGCTGCCGGTGACCGGCGACCTCAACAATCCGCAGTTCAGCGTCATGCCGATCGTCTGGCAGACCCTGCGCAACCTGATCGTGAAGGCCGCCGCGGCGCCCTTCAAACTGATCGGCGGGCTGATCGCCGGCGGCGGCTCGGAAGACCTGGGCAGCGTCTCGTTCGCCCCGGGCTCCAGCGAGTTGAACCAGGATGCGCAAGCGGCGCTGGTCAAACTGTCCAATGCGCTCAAGGAACGTCCGGCGCTGCGCCTGGAAATCGAAGGCACCGCCGCCCAGAGCAGCGATGGCCCGCTGATCGCCGAACAACGGTTGGAGCGCGAATACCAATACAACTACTACAAGATGCTCCAGCGCCGTGGCGAGAAAGTGCCGGCCCAGGCATCGCTGCTCAAGGTGCCGGACGGCGAGAAGGCCCCGTTGCTCGAAGGCATTTATCGCACCCGCCTCAAGGCCCAGCCTCCGGCCGAATGGAAGGACCTGGGCAAGGAAGAGCGCACCGCGAAAATGCGCGAAGGCGTGATCAAGTTCTGGAGCGGCAGCGACGTCCTGCTGCGCCAGCTGGGCCAGGAACGGGCCAGCAGCATCAAGGACTTCCTGGTGGACAAGGGCCAGCTAGCCGATGACCGGGTGTACTTCATCGACGCCAACCTGGGGCAGGCCGAAAGCGATGGCCGGGTCGTCACGCCCATGCACCTGGACGCCGAATAAGCGCTCCGTCCGGCCCGGAAACGGGCCGGCATTCGGTCCCCACAACGAAACAGGCCCCGACACACTGTGCCGGGGCCTGTTTCGTTGTTGAAAGTGGCCACATCCCTATGGCCGTTCGCATGAACCTTCAAGGCGCGGCAGGCTCGTCTACCGCGCCTTCTCCCTGTCCAGGCAAGAAGCTTGAGGCTTACTCGGCTTTCAGACCGTCAGCCGATACTGCTTTCACGCCTTTGATTTTCTTGGCGATGTTGACCGCGGTTTGTTTCTGCGACTCGGTCACGGCAGTGGTGGAAGACAGGGAAACCACACCCTTGTTGGTTTCAACCTTGATATCGGTCCCTGGAATGCCTTTTTCAGTGACGAGATCCGCTTTGACTTTGGTGGTGATCCAGGTGTCGGAAGTGGCTTCCTTGGCCTTGGTCACTTCACCCGCCGCGAGCACCATTGGCGCCTGAGTAGCTTGAGTGGTCTGGGCAAATGCAACGTTAGCCATGGTCAGGGTCAGAGCGGTAGCAGTTGCAGCAGCGATAGCGAACTTCTTCATACGAGTAACTCCTGTTCTTCTGGAAGACCTGCGCCATGTCCTGGCAGCAGGGTTACTAGGTAGATTGCAGGCGTTATGCCAAGTTCCGAGAATCAATAAACCCCTTTAATATCAACAAGATACAAAAATCGCGAATTTCCACGATCATGCAAAATGCATGACCGGTGAATAATTTTGCATGCAAGTTGCATTCACCCATGCCCCTAACCTGCTGAATTCCCGGCCTTTTCCCGAACAGCCGGAACGCCTGGCGACCTCAGCTGCCACTGGCGGTACAGCCTTTGGGCGAGTAATCCGCGGGAACCGTGGTGCTGCATACCCAGCCGTCGGCCGTGGTGCGGGTCAGGGTGAGCGTCTTGTTCAGCACCGGGGCCGGCGCGTTGAGGATGGTGCAACCGATCGTCCCGGCACCGGTGGCCGCCGAGCCTGCGGCAGTCAGGGTGCAGTTCGACGTCGCCGCCTTGCCGCCGACCAGCTCCAGGGTCGGGTCGCTGCCCTGGTTGAGCACGTCCTCGAAATTGACCTTCAGCGCCGAGGCCTCGGCCAGCGCCGCGGTGACCTTGGCCCGCGCCTGGTATTTGGAATACAGCGGCATGGCAAAGGTGGCCAGGATGCCAATGATCGCCACGACGACCAGCAATTCGATCAGGGTGAAACCTTTCTGATACTTCATCTATCTGCTCCAGGCAGTGGATATTCGAGGGGAGTCGACGCTCACCACACAGCCATAGCACGGCCTGTGCCAGCCCCCGCGGCCCAGGCCGCACGGGGCTCGAGCGACCTTGGGCCATCGCGGGTGAGCGCCAGGAGTCGCACTATCTGACACTTTTTGTCAGCCAAGTGCCCCAGGCCAGCCGTCATCGCGGGCTACGCTGTCAAGCGACACCCGACGCCACAACGACCCAGGACAAGGAACGTATCGGGCTATTCAAACTCTATGGACCGGCCACCGCGCCCCGCGCGGTGGCCCATTGGGCATCACCCAGGGCATTGCCGTCCTGGGGCCTCCACCACTACCCGGGGCTGAACAGCATGGCGGTCAAGGCAGCAAAGGTCAGGGTCTACCTGTGGGAAGGCACCGACAGGCAAGGCCGCAAACTGCGCGGCGAATTGAGCGGCCATACGCCCTCGCTGGTCAGGGCGCAGCTGCGCAAGCAGGGCATCAGCCCGGGCAGGGTCCGCAAGAAAGCCCCTTCCCTGTTCCAGCGCACGCCCCCCGTAAAGGCACGCGACATCAGCCTGTTCACCCGCCAACTGGCGACCCTGGTCAAGGCAGGCGTACCGCTGCTGCAAGCCTTCGACATCATTGCCGAGGGCTTCGACAACCCGAACATGCGCAAGCTGATGGAAGAGCTGAAACAGGACATCGCCGCCGGCAGCAGCTTCACCAGCGCCCTGCGCAAGCGCCCGCGGTATTTCGACGAGCTGTATTGCAGCCTGGTGGATGCGGGGGAGCAGGCCGGCGCCCTGGAAACCCTGCTGGAGCGGGTAGCGACCTACAAGGAAAAAAGCGAAAACCTCAAGACCCGGATCCGCAAGGCCATGACCTATCCGCTGGCGGTGATCGGCGTGGCGCTGGTGGTCACCGGCATCCTGCTGGTCAAGGTGGTGCCGCAATTCCAGGCGATGTTCTCGGGCTTCGGCGCGCAGTTGC
This portion of the Pseudomonas sp. MRSN 12121 genome encodes:
- a CDS encoding class I SAM-dependent rRNA methyltransferase, which produces MSSLNQALRAALDQRQDLLAELHQQGTDCYRLFHGSQEGAGGLTIDRYGPQLLVQSFHQSLERDALLHLHETIDEHLGLGTLLVYNDRSQGNSRIDRSDPVYRAEEEALQDLVGHEWGLNYRVRGRHAGQDPLLFLDLRNARGWVKAHSAGKSVLNLFAYTCGVGLSAAAGGAREVCNLDFAEGNLAVGRENGLLNPHLPTMQFVQSDYFPAIRQLAGLPITQRRGQKLPGYPRLEQRQYDLVLLDPPAWAKSAFGTVDLLRDYQSLLKPALLATAKDGVLICCNNLAKVAMDDWREQVLRCAEKAGRPVREWQVLTPGRDFPSMDRQPPLKTLILQL
- a CDS encoding DUF748 domain-containing protein: MTKGLIRALGALLTALALYSLLGFLILPGIALRVANQQLANYATVPAKIQRIELNPFSLELTLWGLNIGEPGKEQVAFERLYANLQLDSLWTRALHLADVELDKPKTEILFAKDGKLNLLGLFNIPASEPTPDDPEAKPFPLRIERIKLAGGYVHFEDARPSEPIEFLYDKLDFELKNLSTLPDDNADMTLVAAGPEGGQIDWSGNFSLTPIASEGTLKVTDGKMKLWWPYVRDAVPLVLEDGVLNLNTHYKLNLAKETELLLSDTSVSVAPFAIKAPDGRPLARLERLDVSETTVDLAKQQVVVGKIRSQKLETWAALEADGQLDWQKLFASQPAKPAAKPAPAAADTPPPPAPAPSKPWQVLLKDVQLRNYQVHLADRKAKPAVALEVGPLNLDVQNFDSLNQSPFNLKLDTGLGKQGKVLANGVVNLQPITAKLAVQTRDIDLRVAQSYISPFIRLELRSGMLGSDLAVDLKNVDPLTFSVTGRAQVDQLHTLDTLKTRDFVKWQQLVLEGLNYQHGNSLTINKVNLLQPYARFMINDDRTTNIDDLLIPQPADNSPKAAAKPAASQEKPLAIHVGQIAINDGSANFADFSLTPNFATAIQQLNGQIGTIDSREAKPASVDIKGKVDRYAPVTIKGSVNPFDPMAALDIATSFKRVELTTLTPYSGKFAGYRIRKGRLNLDLHYVITKGQLKAENKVVVEQLELGEKVDSPDAVSLPLKLAVALLKDVDGKISIELPVTGDLNNPQFSVMPIVWQTLRNLIVKAAAAPFKLIGGLIAGGGSEDLGSVSFAPGSSELNQDAQAALVKLSNALKERPALRLEIEGTAAQSSDGPLIAEQRLEREYQYNYYKMLQRRGEKVPAQASLLKVPDGEKAPLLEGIYRTRLKAQPPAEWKDLGKEERTAKMREGVIKFWSGSDVLLRQLGQERASSIKDFLVDKGQLADDRVYFIDANLGQAESDGRVVTPMHLDAE
- a CDS encoding BON domain-containing protein, which codes for MKKFAIAAATATALTLTMANVAFAQTTQATQAPMVLAAGEVTKAKEATSDTWITTKVKADLVTEKGIPGTDIKVETNKGVVSLSSTTAVTESQKQTAVNIAKKIKGVKAVSADGLKAE
- a CDS encoding pilin; translated protein: MKYQKGFTLIELLVVVAIIGILATFAMPLYSKYQARAKVTAALAEASALKVNFEDVLNQGSDPTLELVGGKAATSNCTLTAAGSAATGAGTIGCTILNAPAPVLNKTLTLTRTTADGWVCSTTVPADYSPKGCTASGS
- a CDS encoding type II secretion system F family protein, translated to MAVKAAKVRVYLWEGTDRQGRKLRGELSGHTPSLVRAQLRKQGISPGRVRKKAPSLFQRTPPVKARDISLFTRQLATLVKAGVPLLQAFDIIAEGFDNPNMRKLMEELKQDIAAGSSFTSALRKRPRYFDELYCSLVDAGEQAGALETLLERVATYKEKSENLKTRIRKAMTYPLAVIGVALVVTGILLVKVVPQFQAMFSGFGAQLPVFTQLVIALSVFVQQWGWLLAGGLVASILGLRHANRRSPRFRQWLDALLLKLPVIAPLVHKSAVARYARTLSTTFAAGVPLVEALGSVAGATGNQVFKQAVNRIRQEVATGMQLHFAMRTSGVFPGMAVQMTAIGEESGALDAMLDKVAIHYEDEVDTLVDTLGSLMEPAIMVVLGTLVGGLVVAMYLPIFQLGTAI